Part of the Schistocerca cancellata isolate TAMUIC-IGC-003103 chromosome 9, iqSchCanc2.1, whole genome shotgun sequence genome is shown below.
ACAAGTCAAATAATATTTGTGCCACCAATACTGTTTGTGTGAACCTATACCTATTCACACTTTTTGTTTACTCCACGTAAAGAGGGGACTGggtgtttaggttcaaatggttcaaatggctctgagcactatgggacttaacttctgtggtcatcagtcccctagaacttagaactacttaaacctaactaacctaaggacatcacacacatccatgcccgaggcaggattcgaacctgcgaccgtagcagtcccgcggttccggactgcgcgcctagaaccactagaccaacgcggccggcggtGTTTAGGTTGTCTtcttaatttcatcatcatcatcatcatcattgtaacaGTGGTTAGACTGGATTGTGTAAAACACTGGACCGTGTCAAAAACTgggacttgtacgggcgctgatgacagcggtGTTGAGCGGcctacaaaccaaatatcatcattattcacataaagacataaaaatacaaaaaaaaatattcttacaaAGTATCGTGATGCTGCGGATAGTCGAATTCATCTTTACTCCAGTTCAAAGAGCCTAATTTAAAATCCTGCTCATGATAATCTTTTCTGCATACTTTTCAgatactgtccgcccccggtaactgagtggccagagcgacagaatgaaaatcataagggcccgggttcgattcccggctgggtaggagattttctcgactcagagactgggtgttgtgttgtcctaatcgtcatcatttcatccccatcgacgcgcatgtcgccgacgtggcgtcaaatcgaaagacttgtacccggcgaacggtgtacccgacgggaggccctagtctgaatgaatggattcaaatggctctgagcactatgggacttaacatctgaggtcatcagtcccctagaacttagaactacttaaacctaactaacctaagaacatcacacacatccatgcccgaggcaggattcgaacctccaaccgtagcagtcgggcggttccggactgtagcgcctagaaccgctcggccaccgcggccggctggccgtagtcacacgacattaattcATTCAGTCAGTCACTGAAACCAATCACATAAAAGATTCGGCAGTTCTTAATATCATCTCCCAACGTAAGAATACGTTAAATGTGGACAAATTCTGCGATTTTCTCTTCTATAGTATTGTTCTGTTCTATCATTGGAAAAACTGATGTCAGATGTTGCAGTCTCATTTCAGAGCTATTCCAGTCACACCACAAaattctccctcaggcatgggcgtgtgtgttgtcctcagtgtaagttagtttaagtagtgtgtaagtcaagggactgatgacctcagcagtttggtcccttaggaattcccacaaGAAAATAGTATTATATGTATTATAGACTACATTGCGTCACGAAGTATGCATGAAGGAAGACGATTGAGAGGTAAATAACAATGGAAGGGAATATCAATACTAATCGTTATGGGGAAACAGACACAAAACCTTCAGCATCCCTTCCAGTCTTCAAGTACTTATCTAAAGTCTCGGTAAGGAGACATACCTGTTACCTAAGTTTGCTTCAATGTTGCCAGGCCCTTGGATCCCTGCTTGACCCGAACGCTCAGGCCGTCAGCCTGCCCTCTGACGGCTACGACCCGGAAGGTGGTCTCGCAGTGACGGTGACCGGTTGGGGAACCACGTACACGGACGGCCCAGCAGCCAGCACCCTGCAGAAGGTCGACATCAGCATCGTGGACCGCAACACCTGCAGGAGCGTCTTCGCCAACATCAACACTGTGACCGACCGCATGGTGTGTGCAGGCGAGGCCGGCAGAAGCGTCTGCAACGGAGACTCCGGCGGCCCCCTGGTCAGCGGAAGCACCCAGGTGGGCATCGTCTCCTGGGGGAATCCAGAGTGCGAGGCCGCCCCCGGCGTCTACGCCAACGTTGGCAACCTGCGATCCTGGATCCGAGCTGCAACTGGTGCCTAAACCTCCATGGCTCTCTGTTCTATTGCTCATAGCACAACGGCAATTGGTGACCTCGCCGTAAAATGCCTGTAATCTCGCAACGGTGACAATCTTGACAATAACATTCCAGTTGCACAAAAATGCCGTATGTTTTATAATAAAGATTtgtgttaaaattatttctttcaaacTTGTAACACTTCGTCTCCTTATTTACCTTGTTGTCAAAAGCAAACCTAGTTAACAGCATGCCATTTCTTTAGTAGCTTGACATCGTTATCTGAGTTTGCTTCAATGCTAATGGAATTATAATATTGCAGATAGCGCCTCAAAATAGATAATTTGATAGCCGAAGAACATAAAATTACGTGAATACATGTGGTTTTTCAATTCAGGTGTTCACAGGCAAATTGCAATGACAGCGTCTTGCTAATCTTCGAAGCCTCATATTAACAGATAAGGTATAAATATCTTTAAAGGGAAGATCTCACATTATAAAATTCTGTTCAAGTTAATAGTTTCACTGACCTGATCAGTATATGAGTTCATGATATAGCTTCTAAAAAACAACAGGTCCTAAAGACAGCAATAATAACTGCAAGTAGAAGATATTAAAATATGAGGAGTGCAATAAACCAACAGgaattccccctacttatacctcccgaggagatgacgaatgtaaaattagagagattcgagcgcgcacggaggctttccggcagtcgttcttcccgcgaaccatacgcgactggaacaggaaagggaggtaatgacagtggcacgtgaaagtgccctccaccacacaccgttgggtggcttgcggagtataaatgtagatgccgaTGTAGAATATGTACACTTAGAACATCAACAGTATATATTATTCACTGGTTTCTAACGACCGTTTAACAAACTCAACACAAATATATATAGAATTAAGTTTACGAAAGTAAAAGATCGATGAcattgaaatgtgtgtgtatattcgACAAGAAACAACCAAATTGACGACAAACAATGCACACACTACTGTCACCAAAAGTACACAGAATGGATTAGGTATATTCAAATCATTCAGGACATCATAAACTGTGTACCTAATCATTCCAAAAGTACACAGAATTGGTGAGGTATATTCAAATCATTCAGGACATCTGTCCCCATTTCGTACTGACGAAACAACCGTCTGACAAAATCAGAGAAACTGTACCGTATCCAAACTCACGATGCTTAAGACATCATAAGGTCATTGAAATACCTCTTAAAAACATAAAACAGGCTCAGAAGAGAGAAATTGGCTGCAGAAGAAGAGATGCAACAATAAGGAAATCGAAGTACGTCAAAATCTTTCACTTCGCTCTCACCAGTTGTCATCCAGATGAAAGAACAAGATCCAAACATTTTTATTCATCAACAATGGACCATTCTGTATTAGCAGAACAGCTCACCTGAATGTTGGTAAACATTTCTTAGCATGGTCATGTTCGATGCATTTGATTTTCTCATTGACGAGTGGACTGTTGTAAATATGTAGAGGTCAAGCAATGAGCCATTTCAACCCATGTATGCATAGGTCGTTATTTTTCTTCACCTTACATAAGGCTAAAGAGGTTGACTTTCTTTGTTTTTGCTTCGCTTTATGTATTTTTGTTGATGTAATGTACGTTACTGTTacggaaatgaaattttttatcgGAAGTGGAGCTttgtttttaatacactcctgggaattgtaataagaacaccgtgaattcattgtcccaggaaggggaaactttattgacacattcctggggtcagatacatcacatgatcacactgacagaaccacaggcacatagacacaggcaacagagcatgcacaatgtcggcactagtacagtgtatatccacctttcgcagcaatgcaggctgctattctcccatggagacgatcgtagagatgctggatgtagtcctgtggaccggcttgccatcccatttccacatggcgcctcagttggaccagcgttcgtgctggacgtgcagaccgcgtgagacgacgcttcatccagtcccaaacatgctcaatgggggacagatccggagatcttgctggccagggtagttgacttacaccttctagagcacgttgggtggcacgggatacatgcggacgtgcattgtcctgttggaacagcaagttcccttgccgatctaggaatggtagaacgatgggttcgatgacggtttggatgtaccgtgcactattcagtgtcccctcgacgatcaccagtggtgtacggccagtgtaggagatcgctccccacaccatgatgccgtgtgttggccctgtgtgcctcggtcgtatgcagtcctgattgtggcgctcatctgcacggcgccaaacacgcatacgaccatcattggcaccaaggcagaagcgactctcatcgctgaagacgacacgtctccattcgtccctccattcacgcctgtcgcgacaccactggaggcaggctgcacgatgttggggcgtgagcggaagacggcctaacggtgtgcgggaccgtagcccagcttcatggagacggttgcgaatggtcctcgccgataccccaggagcaacagtgtccctaatttgctgggaagtggcggtgcggtcccctacggcactgcgtaggattctacggtcttggcgtgcatccgtgcgtcgctgcggtccggtcccaggtcgacgggcacgtgcaccttccgccgaccactggcgacaacatcgatgtactgtggagacctcacgccccacgtgttgagcaattcggcggtacgtccacccggcctcccgcatgcccactatacgccctcgtccaaagtccgtcaactgcacatacggttcacgtccacgctgtcgcggcatgctaccagtgttaaagactgcgatggagctccgtatgccacggcaaactggctgacactgacggcggcggtgcacaaatgctgcgcagctagcgccattcgacggccaacaccgcggttcctggtgtgtccgctgtgccgtgcgtgtgatcattgcttgtacagccctctcgcagtgtccggagcaagtatggtgggtctgacacaccggtgtcaatgtgttcttttttccattttcaggagtgtatttcagcagatATGCAATGAAATTAGGGACTATTATGGATTATGTGATGATTTACTTGTAGCGACACCTTTAGTTGCTTGGATTAGTGGTCTTTGGCTGGGGTAGGAGGTTTATTATGAATGACGACGGGTTGTGCTGAGAAATTTGCTACTTTATTTGATACGCTGTGATAAGAACTTTTTGCCTGTAAGCGTTTTTCTGTGTGGGTAGTGATATTTATCAGAGAAGACACTTTTGCTTATGTGCTGCTTTTGCTTCTCCTAACAAGTTTTCTTTCTCGTGTAACAGGTTAATGATTCTTTTGATTTTTCAGCATAGCTTAACATATATAGTTACGCATAGATGTAAGGCATTTCTTTCTTACCACTTTCTGTTTCTTGCATTAGGTCAGGTTAAATGCTTTTTCTATTGCAAGTATTAGTTAGCATCTGCATAGAGTAAGCATCTGTGTCCACATTTTCACTGCCATTATGTTTCGTGAAGACTGGCGGTTTTGTGTAACAATTTATTTTGACAGGTACGACAACAATTTTGTGCATTATCATTTATTCCCTTCCTTCATCCATTTCTTTCTCAATAATTGCTCGAGAGAAAACATTTTGTAGGAAAAAGTATTCTATTTTATTATTACATTGTAAGTAAGACAACCTTAAGGAAGCATATAATATAGTAACTGTATTTTGACATGTTTTTGAACCAAAATGCTACGATCCTTACTTTCAATACATATCTTGTATAAATACAATGTATTACTCATAACACTGTGTAACAATGACGTAAATAATTCATgtaaagtaccaaagaaactggcacaggcatgtgtattcaaatacaaatatattAAACAGGCAGAttaggcgctgcggtcgacaacgcctatataagacgacaagtgtctggcccagttgttaaaTCGATTACTACTTGCTGTTGCaacggcacgttatcaagatttaagtgagtttgaacgaggtgttgtagtcggcacacgaccgatgagacacagcatctccgaagcagcGACGATGTCCGGATTTccactacgaccatttcacgagtgtaccgcgaatatcaggaatccggtaaaacgccaaatctctgacatcggtgcggccgggaaaagatcctgcaagaacggtaccaacgacgactgaagagagtcttcgaaagtgacagaagtgcaacccctccatatatggcagcagatttcaatggtgggccatcaacaagtgtcagcgtgcaagccATTCAACGATACATTGTCGATATGGgccttcgaagccgaaggcccaatcgtgtacccttaatgactacaCGGCACGGtcctttacgcctcgcttgggcttgTCACcatcgacattggtctgttgatggctagaaacatgttgcctggtcggacgagtctcgtttcaaattgaatggaGAGGACGGATGTGTACGGGTTTGGAGGCAACCTTGTGAATCCACGGACCTGCATGACAGTTGGGGacttttgaagctggtggaggctctgtaatggtgtgggacatgtgcagttggagtgacatgagacccctgacccctgatacatctagatacgtttctgacaggtgacacatacgtaagcatcctgtctcatcacctgtatccattcatgtccattgtgcattccgacggacttcggcaactccagcaggacaatgcgacaccccacgcttgcaaatttgctacagaatggctcaaggaaccctcttctgagattaatcatttccgctggccacaagactccccagacatgatcatcattgagcatatctaggctgccttgcaacgtgctgttcagaggagatctcaacCCCttgtacggatttacggacagccctgcaggatccatggtgtcagttccttccagcactacttcagacattggtcgagtccatgccacggcacttctgcgtgctcacgtgggcgctacacggtattaggcaggtgtaccaggttctttggctcttcagtgtatatgcttaTATACAACCTTTGTGGTAATTTGTCCTTGAGCTATATGTTGCGGACTTGTCTTGAATGCCACCATCAATCTCATTCTGTTACGGAAATTTACTTTAGATATTTGCGTATCCATGAGATaactcacacacattcacatttTTATCCTAGCTTATGTGTCCACTCATTTGTAACAATGTTTGTCCAACTCCCTCGTGCAATGTTTTTGTAAATAACTCAGACTGCCAAAGGTGGGAAAAAGCGAACCACATGGCTGATTGCTGGTGCGCTCCATGCTGTATGAGATGTCGTGCAATAGAATACACTGGCAAGGTTGACTTCAAAACCAGAGGTAAGGTATTCCACAGCATAATACTCCTCAGAGTCACTAGCAAAATGAAACGTCGTAGTGGGGAAACAAGCGTGGGGCACGTCCTGCCTCCTACCTTCGACCCATGCAAGAGCAATAAATCTGaaacgcccactaaacccgctggaCAGAATAGGTAATtaagattgtggaaagggccaaataaggatggggtcagtttcaccttctaattgtaatttatcgtaatttaataaaacatttacaagCAAAGCGGCaaatagccgaacctttaccaaatgcaactctttcacagtTGAGGGCCTCCAAACTAGAAAT
Proteins encoded:
- the LOC126101429 gene encoding trypsin delta-like, with amino-acid sequence MQHLALFMLCLFGSSLANPASTRLWRQGSSRIIGGSDADIADYPWQLSFEYSDSHICGASIIGSNWALTAAHCADQLNVLLMSFRAGSSIRGSGGTVRKAGSGYMHGSYDSNTLDYDVAVIKALGSLLDPNAQAVSLPSDGYDPEGGLAVTVTGWGTTYTDGPAASTLQKVDISIVDRNTCRSVFANINTVTDRMVCAGEAGRSVCNGDSGGPLVSGSTQVGIVSWGNPECEAAPGVYANVGNLRSWIRAATGA